The Methylomagnum ishizawai genome has a window encoding:
- a CDS encoding flavodoxin: protein MNKIGIFYGTDTGTTRLVAKRIFKALGAEAADAPKNVNRAGLEEFSSYDALILGTPSYGVGAIPGQAVGCVEPNWAEFLPRLEGLDFSGKRVALFGLGHQERYSERFASSLIHLYRFFQAHGAELIGTWSTEGYTFEASASIVDGRFVGLVVDQRSQPALTDPRIEAWLAEVGPLLRERHAEAA, encoded by the coding sequence GTGAACAAGATCGGCATTTTCTATGGCACCGACACCGGGACCACCCGCTTGGTGGCGAAGCGGATTTTCAAGGCGCTGGGGGCGGAAGCCGCCGACGCGCCCAAGAACGTCAACCGGGCCGGGCTGGAGGAATTCTCCAGCTACGACGCCCTGATCCTGGGCACACCCAGCTATGGCGTGGGGGCCATCCCCGGCCAGGCGGTCGGTTGCGTCGAACCCAATTGGGCGGAATTCCTGCCGCGGCTGGAAGGGCTGGATTTTTCCGGCAAGCGGGTGGCCTTGTTCGGGCTCGGCCACCAGGAGCGCTATTCCGAGCGCTTCGCCAGTTCGCTGATCCACCTCTACCGGTTTTTCCAGGCCCATGGCGCGGAATTGATCGGCACCTGGAGTACCGAGGGCTATACCTTCGAGGCTTCGGCCTCCATCGTCGATGGGCGCTTCGTGGGCCTGGTGGTGGACCAGCGCTCGCAACCGGCGCTGACCGATCCCCGTATCGAGGCGTGGCTGGCAGAGGTCGGGCCGCTGTTGCGGGAGCGCCACGCGGAAGCGGCGTAA
- a CDS encoding methyl-accepting chemotaxis protein encodes MKQNMPVTDTEYVLNPDAMIVSKTDLKGVITYANAEFIAASGFGERELLGQPHNLVRHPDMPPAVFRELWDSLGAGRPWTGLVKNRRKNGDFYWVRANIAPLWENGRVTGYLSVRGAISKAEAERAAERYRRMNAGGGDGTPLWRRLNFLGRWPLRRLGILVGVLLLAAVAVPMGLLLKEIGAGIEFAEQERQGVVYLQALSALLDDLPRHRAFVAAALGGDASARAKAAEVEAKIEAELAVVDALDTRWGAAYATGPQWAALRGRWQALRQAWPMSKGADGSEAHNALLNSLLGLITQVSDASNLTLDPELATYYLMDGWVFKNPQSLYHLGLVRGLATAAALRQGISEADHTRLALLSESVRATQAANRSGLTKVFGELPGLRESLSPLLENSDRRQQAFLELLDRGIVQAGPVGLPPEEVSAAGGAAIEAGLQLHAGLGAALDGALAGRIDRFASRRAAMLAASLALALLAAGVQRYMMRRVLVPLGQASEGFMRIAQGDFTQGIEVAHNDECGEVLNVLRCVQTKLGYDMVELRRLASEGLRIKAALDNASTGMMVSDQNFDVAYLNPAARNLFKAAEADLRGAIPGFDADRLLGTGLDLLQSSPARSRHLLEQLMSTYRFETEVAGRCFVAVVNPVFDHDGQRIGSVVEWADRTAEVAIERQVNQLLEEFRSGDLARRIEAGEGVGFLKTLCEGLNQVASDTELLFKDFGWVIRGMAEGDLTRQTGYDAYTGIYGEFRANLARTQDRLGGAFGQIRRSAEFIHNASQEIATGNNDLSQRAEQQAASLQQTSASMEELTGTVRENAEHALRANEAAAQVRLLAERGGEVVRQAVAAMAEINESSAKIARIIGTIDMLASQTNLLALNAAVEAARAGEQGKGFAVVAAEVRGLAQRSAQAAKESRELIEGSLDKVRVGVGWVSQSGGMLEEIVAGVRQVGGLVSQISAASAQQAQDIGQVNQAVAQMDEITQQNAALAEETSAASLSMCGQAEEMVRLVGFFKTGDGAGGSLAAPSPDRPARRSSQEAVSATDGGGWGEF; translated from the coding sequence ATGAAACAGAATATGCCGGTCACGGACACGGAATACGTCCTGAACCCAGACGCCATGATCGTCAGCAAGACCGACCTGAAGGGAGTCATCACCTACGCCAACGCCGAGTTCATCGCCGCCAGCGGTTTCGGCGAGCGCGAACTGCTCGGCCAGCCGCATAACCTGGTGCGCCATCCCGATATGCCGCCCGCCGTGTTCCGGGAACTGTGGGATAGCCTCGGGGCCGGGCGGCCCTGGACCGGGTTGGTCAAGAACCGCCGCAAGAACGGCGATTTCTATTGGGTCCGGGCCAATATCGCCCCGTTGTGGGAAAACGGCCGGGTGACTGGCTATCTCTCGGTGCGCGGTGCCATATCCAAAGCCGAGGCCGAACGGGCCGCCGAGCGATACCGGCGCATGAACGCGGGGGGCGGGGACGGGACTCCGCTGTGGCGGCGGCTGAATTTCCTGGGCCGCTGGCCGCTGCGCCGGCTGGGCATCCTGGTCGGTGTCTTGCTGCTGGCGGCGGTGGCCGTGCCCATGGGCCTGCTGCTCAAGGAAATCGGGGCCGGGATCGAATTCGCCGAACAGGAGCGCCAAGGCGTCGTGTACCTCCAGGCTTTGTCGGCTTTGCTGGACGACCTGCCGCGCCACCGGGCTTTCGTCGCCGCCGCGCTCGGGGGCGACGCTTCCGCCAGGGCCAAGGCGGCGGAGGTGGAGGCCAAGATCGAGGCCGAACTCGCGGTGGTGGACGCGCTGGACACCCGTTGGGGCGCGGCCTATGCGACCGGCCCCCAATGGGCGGCGCTCCGGGGGCGCTGGCAGGCCCTGCGCCAAGCCTGGCCCATGTCCAAGGGCGCGGACGGCTCCGAGGCCCACAACGCCCTGCTCAACAGCCTGTTGGGGTTGATTACCCAGGTTTCGGACGCCTCCAACCTGACCCTGGACCCGGAACTCGCGACCTACTACCTGATGGATGGCTGGGTCTTCAAGAACCCGCAAAGCCTGTACCACCTCGGGCTCGTGCGCGGTTTGGCGACGGCAGCGGCCTTGCGCCAGGGGATTTCCGAAGCCGACCACACCCGGCTGGCGCTCCTGTCGGAATCGGTACGCGCCACCCAGGCCGCCAACCGCTCCGGCTTGACCAAAGTGTTCGGCGAATTGCCGGGTTTGAGGGAAAGCTTATCGCCCCTGCTCGAAAACAGCGACCGGCGGCAACAGGCGTTCCTGGAGTTGCTCGACCGTGGCATCGTCCAGGCCGGACCGGTCGGCCTGCCGCCGGAAGAGGTGTCCGCGGCGGGCGGCGCGGCCATCGAGGCGGGTTTGCAACTGCACGCCGGTTTGGGCGCGGCCCTGGACGGGGCGCTGGCCGGACGCATCGACCGCTTCGCGTCCAGGCGCGCCGCGATGCTGGCGGCTTCCCTGGCCCTGGCCTTGCTGGCGGCCGGCGTGCAGCGCTATATGATGCGGCGGGTATTGGTGCCCTTGGGGCAGGCTTCGGAAGGCTTCATGCGGATCGCCCAGGGCGATTTCACCCAGGGCATCGAGGTGGCGCACAACGACGAATGCGGCGAGGTATTGAACGTCCTGCGCTGCGTGCAGACCAAGCTCGGCTACGACATGGTCGAACTGCGCCGCCTCGCCAGCGAGGGCCTGCGGATCAAGGCCGCGCTGGACAACGCCTCCACCGGCATGATGGTGTCCGACCAGAACTTCGACGTCGCCTACCTGAATCCGGCGGCGCGGAACCTGTTCAAGGCCGCCGAGGCCGATCTGCGCGGGGCGATCCCCGGATTCGACGCCGACCGCTTGCTCGGGACCGGACTCGATCTGTTGCAGTCTTCGCCCGCCCGTTCGCGCCACCTGCTGGAGCAGTTGATGTCCACCTACCGCTTCGAGACCGAGGTGGCGGGCCGGTGCTTCGTGGCGGTGGTCAATCCGGTGTTCGACCACGACGGCCAACGCATCGGCAGCGTGGTGGAATGGGCCGACCGCACCGCCGAGGTGGCGATAGAACGGCAGGTGAACCAATTGCTGGAGGAATTCCGGTCCGGCGACCTGGCGCGGCGGATCGAGGCGGGGGAGGGGGTCGGGTTCCTGAAAACCCTGTGCGAGGGCTTGAACCAAGTCGCCAGCGATACGGAATTGCTGTTCAAGGATTTCGGTTGGGTCATCCGCGGCATGGCCGAGGGCGATCTGACCCGCCAGACCGGCTATGACGCCTATACCGGCATCTATGGCGAGTTCCGCGCCAATTTGGCGCGGACCCAGGACAGGCTTGGCGGGGCGTTCGGCCAAATCCGGCGCTCCGCCGAGTTCATCCACAACGCCTCCCAGGAAATCGCCACCGGCAACAACGACCTGTCACAGCGCGCCGAGCAACAAGCCGCCAGCCTGCAACAGACTTCGGCCAGCATGGAGGAACTGACCGGCACGGTGCGGGAGAACGCCGAACACGCCCTCCGCGCCAACGAGGCCGCGGCCCAGGTCCGGCTGTTGGCGGAGCGCGGCGGCGAGGTGGTGCGGCAGGCCGTGGCCGCGATGGCGGAAATCAACGAGAGCAGCGCCAAGATCGCCCGGATCATCGGCACCATCGACATGCTCGCCTCCCAGACCAACCTCCTGGCCTTGAACGCGGCGGTCGAGGCGGCGCGGGCGGGCGAGCAGGGGAAGGGCTTCGCGGTGGTGGCGGCGGAGGTGCGCGGCCTCGCCCAGCGCAGCGCCCAGGCCGCGAAGGAAAGCCGTGAATTGATCGAGGGCAGCCTGGACAAGGTGCGGGTCGGCGTGGGCTGGGTGAGCCAATCGGGCGGGATGCTGGAGGAGATCGTGGCCGGGGTGCGGCAGGTGGGTGGCTTGGTGTCGCAGATATCGGCGGCGAGCGCCCAGCAGGCCCAGGATATCGGGCAGGTCAACCAGGCGGTGGCGCAGATGGACGAGATCACCCAGCAGAACGCCGCCTTGGCCGAGGAGACTTCGGCGGCGAGCCTGTCCATGTGCGGGCAGGCCGAGGAGATGGTGCGGTTGGTGGGTTTCTTCAAGACCGGGGACGGGGCCGGCGGGAGCCTGGCCGCGCCGTCGCCGGACCGTCCGGCGCGGCGATCCTCCCAGGAAGCGGTTTCGGCCACCGACGGCGGGGGGTGGGGGGAATTCTGA
- a CDS encoding DUF3422 family protein produces MIRLPEHPLRAKLHDEINARPYEPLRPPERVSYLAYLVDEQDRARETAHLDALCRHFDHEWVHSGERFFHLKFDDLRLRVEQHEEFTRYLFILADSLNDPFAAPALCRVPEDWVEGIPGRVMVAIHAAVLPCPIEDATPDAAAPHFPERRLMGARLANGALSAYTDFRIHEDGFSRWLLFDHRDDPAQAGRTLLRLLEVETYRMMALLAAPLIDGLRATLRDKDRTLVELTTAVANHNNRSDEDLLEDLSTLAAAIENLISSHEYRFNATRAYFNMVSIRLAELREIKIGELATLSGYLNRRLEPARNSCDSSMRWLETLSTRVTNASQMLRTRADVRREQQNHALLAAMNRRSELQLRLQQTVESLSLAGITYAGVSLMGIVGDVLYKHGLFPMEGNTLEALMIPFVGYAVYRGTRHIWKAAKHGA; encoded by the coding sequence ATGATCCGCTTGCCAGAACATCCCTTGCGCGCCAAGCTGCACGACGAAATCAACGCCCGGCCCTACGAACCCCTGCGCCCGCCGGAACGGGTCTCCTACCTCGCCTATCTGGTGGACGAGCAGGACCGCGCCCGCGAAACCGCCCACCTGGACGCGCTGTGCCGCCATTTCGACCATGAATGGGTCCACAGCGGCGAGCGCTTCTTCCATCTCAAGTTCGACGACCTGCGCCTGCGGGTGGAGCAGCACGAGGAATTCACCCGCTACCTGTTCATCCTGGCGGATTCGCTGAACGACCCCTTCGCCGCCCCGGCCCTGTGCCGCGTCCCGGAGGACTGGGTCGAAGGGATTCCGGGCCGGGTCATGGTCGCCATCCACGCCGCCGTGCTGCCCTGCCCCATCGAGGACGCGACGCCGGACGCCGCCGCCCCCCATTTCCCCGAGCGCCGCCTGATGGGTGCCCGCCTCGCCAATGGCGCCCTGTCGGCCTACACCGATTTCCGCATCCACGAAGATGGCTTCTCGCGCTGGCTGCTGTTCGACCACCGCGACGACCCTGCCCAGGCGGGCCGTACCCTGCTTAGGCTGCTGGAGGTCGAGACCTACCGGATGATGGCCCTGCTCGCCGCCCCGCTGATCGACGGGCTCCGCGCCACCCTCCGCGACAAGGACCGCACCCTGGTCGAACTGACCACCGCCGTCGCCAACCACAACAACCGCAGCGACGAGGATTTGCTGGAAGACCTCTCGACCCTGGCCGCCGCTATCGAAAACCTGATTTCCAGCCACGAATACCGCTTCAACGCCACGCGGGCCTATTTCAACATGGTCTCGATCCGGCTGGCGGAACTGCGGGAAATCAAGATCGGCGAGCTCGCCACCCTCAGCGGCTACCTGAACCGCCGCCTGGAACCGGCGCGGAATAGCTGCGACTCCTCCATGCGCTGGCTGGAAACCCTGTCCACCCGCGTCACCAATGCCAGCCAGATGCTCAGGACCCGCGCCGATGTGCGCCGCGAACAGCAGAACCACGCCCTGTTGGCCGCGATGAACCGGCGCTCGGAATTGCAATTGCGCCTACAGCAGACGGTGGAAAGCCTGTCGCTGGCCGGTATCACCTATGCCGGGGTGTCCTTGATGGGCATCGTCGGCGACGTGCTGTACAAACACGGCCTGTTCCCGATGGAGGGCAACACCTTGGAAGCCTTGATGATCCCGTTCGTGGGCTACGCCGTATACCGGGGCACCCGGCATATTTGGAAAGCGGCCAAGCACGGCGCATAA
- a CDS encoding dihydrodipicolinate synthase family protein, protein MLERGVDGVMPFGTMGEGPSFPVVERMAGLEGLRAAGIPAHRLLAATGCAALTDTLALTRHALASGVGRCLVLPPFFWKGLPDDALFRYYADVIEGVGDDRLRVYLYHIPQVSGVAIGAEVLARLAAAYPVQVAGLKDSGGDYAQTARFLAAAPGLSILVGHEPDLPRLMREGGAGSIGGIANLWPEAVAALLKPGVGAGDQKRIRDFLEIVSSHPFLPACKALLAAQTGDPGWLAPRPPLYPLSEPGRRGLLSELGAAGCGFPPP, encoded by the coding sequence TTGCTGGAACGGGGCGTCGATGGGGTGATGCCGTTCGGCACCATGGGCGAAGGCCCGTCCTTCCCGGTGGTGGAACGGATGGCGGGCTTGGAGGGCTTGCGGGCGGCGGGCATCCCGGCCCACCGCTTGCTCGCCGCCACCGGCTGCGCGGCCCTGACCGACACCCTGGCCCTGACCCGGCACGCGCTGGCCTCGGGCGTGGGGCGTTGCCTGGTGCTGCCGCCGTTCTTCTGGAAAGGCTTGCCGGATGATGCGCTATTCCGCTATTACGCCGATGTGATCGAGGGCGTGGGCGACGACCGGCTGCGGGTCTACCTGTACCACATCCCCCAGGTTTCCGGCGTGGCCATCGGCGCGGAAGTGCTGGCCCGGCTGGCGGCGGCCTATCCCGTCCAGGTCGCCGGGCTGAAGGACAGCGGCGGCGATTACGCCCAAACCGCCCGTTTCCTGGCCGCCGCGCCCGGCCTTTCGATCCTGGTCGGGCACGAACCCGACCTGCCCCGGCTGATGCGCGAGGGCGGGGCCGGTTCCATCGGCGGCATCGCCAACCTCTGGCCGGAAGCCGTCGCCGCCCTGCTCAAACCCGGCGTCGGCGCCGGGGACCAAAAGCGCATCCGGGACTTCCTGGAGATCGTCTCCTCCCATCCCTTCCTGCCCGCCTGCAAAGCCCTGCTCGCGGCCCAGACCGGCGATCCCGGCTGGCTGGCCCCGCGTCCGCCCCTGTACCCGCTGTCCGAGCCCGGACGGCGCGGCCTCCTGTCCGAACTCGGCGCGGCGGGTTGCGGTTTTCCGCCGCCCTGA